Proteins from a single region of Stutzerimonas stutzeri:
- a CDS encoding PLP-dependent aminotransferase family protein — MTKTFELETLKMRLNDAEFQLLDLHQRIQRALRALILDGALGPGLKLPATRVLARSLGVARDTVENAYVQLHRDGFIVRREGSGSYVRETVGTELRGAARRRIKAQEVKSSLALPGAGLSQRGRMIFESAGVNDQQVIKAFATGLPETRTFPTNVWERLQRQVMKDYRSNVLLHGDPQGAEPLRKAIATYLNLERGAKCSPDQILVLSSTRQALFLCAQLLVDAGKPILLENPGYFGAKKAFETAEAKVLPINVDELGIRTDLLYADRSGANCVYVTPSHQYPTGATLPLERRLELISWAAEKGKWVIEDDYDSEFHYDGQPTACVQGLDKYQRTLYLGTFSKTLYPGLRMGYMVLPHELVKAFTYARSMMDGHTPQILQLTLARFMEDGHYNAHVRAMRKLYAARRSIMLDMIGKHLGGVVTALRPPGGLQIPCLLHDGWSEGKTIQQAASAGIQLSGLSRLYAGEQKKQGWLLGYASLTAFEIETAMLRLANTLKPR; from the coding sequence ATGACAAAAACGTTCGAGCTGGAAACCCTGAAAATGCGCCTTAACGATGCTGAGTTTCAGCTGCTGGATCTACACCAGCGGATTCAGCGTGCGTTGCGTGCACTGATCCTCGACGGTGCCCTTGGGCCAGGCCTGAAACTGCCCGCAACTCGGGTCCTTGCCCGGTCACTAGGGGTTGCCAGAGACACCGTGGAAAATGCCTACGTACAACTGCATCGGGATGGCTTTATCGTCCGGCGCGAGGGCTCAGGCAGTTACGTCCGTGAAACCGTAGGTACCGAATTGCGCGGCGCAGCCCGACGACGCATCAAGGCGCAAGAAGTCAAAAGCAGCCTGGCGTTGCCGGGAGCGGGGTTAAGCCAGCGAGGGCGAATGATTTTTGAAAGTGCCGGCGTGAATGATCAGCAGGTGATCAAGGCGTTTGCCACCGGTCTGCCGGAAACCCGCACCTTTCCGACCAATGTCTGGGAGCGCCTGCAACGTCAGGTAATGAAAGACTATCGCTCCAACGTACTGTTGCACGGCGATCCGCAGGGTGCCGAACCGCTGCGCAAAGCCATCGCTACCTACTTGAATCTCGAACGCGGGGCCAAATGCTCCCCCGACCAGATATTGGTACTGAGCAGCACTCGCCAGGCCCTCTTTCTGTGCGCGCAATTGCTGGTGGACGCCGGCAAACCGATCTTGTTGGAAAACCCGGGGTACTTCGGTGCCAAGAAAGCCTTTGAAACCGCCGAGGCCAAGGTTCTGCCTATCAATGTCGATGAACTGGGCATACGCACCGACCTGCTGTACGCCGACCGCAGCGGCGCCAACTGCGTCTATGTCACGCCTTCTCATCAATACCCAACCGGCGCGACCTTGCCACTGGAGCGCCGGCTTGAGCTGATCAGTTGGGCTGCAGAGAAGGGCAAGTGGGTCATCGAAGATGACTACGACAGCGAGTTTCACTACGACGGGCAACCAACCGCCTGTGTGCAAGGCCTGGACAAGTATCAGCGCACGCTCTACCTCGGCACCTTCAGCAAGACCCTCTACCCTGGGTTGCGAATGGGCTACATGGTACTGCCTCACGAGTTGGTCAAAGCCTTCACCTATGCGCGCAGCATGATGGACGGCCACACGCCACAAATCCTGCAGCTGACCCTGGCGCGCTTTATGGAAGACGGCCATTACAACGCCCATGTCCGGGCCATGCGCAAGCTCTATGCCGCGCGCCGCTCTATCATGCTCGACATGATCGGCAAGCATCTGGGCGGTGTCGTTACAGCTTTGCGCCCGCCTGGCGGACTGCAGATTCCCTGTCTGCTGCACGACGGATGGAGCGAGGGGAAAACCATCCAGCAAGCGGCTAGCGCGGGTATACAGCTATCTGGACTGAGTCGTCTGTACGCAGGTGAGCAGAAGAAGCAAGGCTGGTTATTGGGTTACGCATCACTGACCGCTTTTGAAATCGAAACGGCCATGTTGCGCCTGGCCAATACGTTGAAGCCCCGCTAG
- a CDS encoding isopenicillin N synthase family dioxygenase, with amino-acid sequence MNQTLSARHLEAAALPLIDIAGLFSPDLAYRTAVAERIGAACREVGFFCVANHGVDPALQQAVFEQARTFFAQPEAGKRALDKVFSKANRGYEPLRGQVLEAGAPADLKEGFYIGEELAEDDPRVLAGRFNHGANQWPSELADFRPTMERYRDAMNALAARLMGAIALSLQLPEEHFASFCRDSMSTLRLLHYPPQPANAAPGEKGCGAHTDFGGLTLLLQDENPGLQVWDRHSKSWIHAAPVPGTYVVNLGDMIARWTNDQYRSTLHRVVNISGRERYSVPFFFSGNPDHLVECLPTCLAPGKAPRYPAVTVEEHHREMYRRTYG; translated from the coding sequence ATGAACCAAACCCTTTCCGCCCGCCATCTCGAAGCCGCCGCGCTGCCGCTGATCGACATCGCAGGGCTGTTCTCTCCCGACCTTGCCTACCGCACTGCCGTGGCCGAACGTATCGGTGCGGCCTGTCGCGAGGTCGGCTTCTTCTGCGTCGCCAACCATGGTGTCGACCCCGCACTGCAACAGGCGGTGTTCGAGCAGGCGCGGACTTTCTTCGCTCAGCCGGAAGCCGGCAAGCGCGCGCTGGACAAGGTTTTCTCGAAGGCCAATCGCGGCTATGAGCCGTTGCGCGGCCAGGTGCTGGAAGCCGGTGCGCCGGCCGATCTCAAGGAGGGCTTCTACATCGGCGAGGAGCTGGCCGAGGACGACCCACGGGTACTGGCCGGGCGTTTCAACCACGGTGCCAACCAGTGGCCGAGCGAGCTTGCGGACTTTCGCCCAACCATGGAGCGCTATCGCGACGCGATGAACGCCCTCGCGGCACGGCTGATGGGCGCCATCGCGCTGTCGCTGCAACTGCCGGAGGAACATTTCGCCAGTTTCTGCCGCGATTCGATGAGTACCCTGCGCCTGCTTCACTACCCGCCGCAGCCGGCCAATGCCGCGCCCGGCGAAAAGGGCTGTGGCGCGCATACCGATTTCGGCGGGCTGACGCTACTTTTGCAGGACGAGAACCCCGGCCTGCAGGTCTGGGATCGCCACAGCAAGAGCTGGATTCACGCAGCGCCCGTGCCCGGCACCTATGTGGTCAATCTGGGCGACATGATCGCCCGCTGGACCAACGATCAGTACCGCTCGACGCTGCATCGGGTGGTCAACATTTCCGGACGCGAACGCTACAGCGTGCCGTTCTTCTTCAGCGGCAACCCGGACCATCTGGTCGAGTGCCTGCCCACCTGCCTCGCGCCCGGCAAGGCGCCGCGCTACCCCGCGGTGACGGTGGAGGAACACCACCGCGAGATGTACCGGAGGACCTATGGCTGA
- a CDS encoding alpha/beta fold hydrolase, translating to MADIVLIHGAWAGSWVWDSLQDGLRSAGHRPHALDLPGNGSDTTPLAEVSLQRYVEHVGALIETLPGPIQLVAHSGGGITATAVAERYAERIAGVAYVAGMMLPSGMGFGELCAELARDFPEVSGIGPYLEAVPGGSRVPSDAACAVFFHDAPAQVAIVAARRLTVQPDGGRDIAAHWSAERFGRLPRLYIEAAQDRSVLPLVQQHMQQLVPGAERVVLDCGHAPQLAMPGALLAALVDFFARHPHPMH from the coding sequence ATGGCTGACATCGTCCTCATCCACGGGGCCTGGGCCGGTAGCTGGGTCTGGGATTCACTGCAGGATGGCCTGCGCAGCGCCGGCCACCGACCGCACGCGCTCGACCTGCCGGGCAACGGCAGCGACACCACGCCACTCGCCGAGGTCTCGCTGCAGCGCTATGTCGAACATGTCGGCGCGCTGATCGAGACGCTGCCCGGCCCGATTCAGCTGGTCGCGCATTCCGGCGGCGGCATCACCGCCACTGCCGTGGCCGAACGTTACGCCGAGCGCATTGCCGGGGTCGCCTATGTCGCCGGCATGATGCTGCCCAGCGGCATGGGCTTCGGCGAACTCTGCGCCGAGCTCGCCCGCGACTTTCCCGAGGTCAGCGGCATCGGTCCCTATCTCGAGGCGGTGCCCGGCGGCAGCCGCGTACCCAGCGATGCCGCCTGCGCGGTGTTCTTCCACGATGCACCGGCACAGGTCGCCATCGTTGCAGCGCGCCGCCTGACGGTGCAGCCCGACGGCGGCCGCGACATCGCCGCGCATTGGAGTGCCGAGCGTTTCGGACGTCTGCCGCGCTTGTATATCGAAGCCGCGCAGGACCGCTCCGTGCTGCCACTGGTGCAACAGCACATGCAGCAGCTGGTGCCTGGCGCCGAGCGGGTGGTGCTCGATTGCGGCCATGCGCCGCAACTGGCCATGCCCGGCGCGCTGCTCGCCGCCCTGGTGGATTTCTTCGCCCGCCATCCACATCCCATGCACTGA
- a CDS encoding ABC transporter substrate-binding protein, producing MFKKTLLASALLALFSQTALAADKVRWLNDWLPAGDKAAIYLGVEQGLFAAEGIEVEIASARGGSDVVTKLATNSADFGSAGLASLLQAKAQGEVPVVAVAPIYNKQPDAFFTTEGSGINSFKDIVGKTVATPTFSASNVVWPLLLERNGIDPTSVKLLKLDPGALAPMLATGKVDATINWLTVAPGFVRALGEADKTLKTIPWSEYGFEGYGLSLVASQRFVQRNPEVAKKFVKAYQQAQKNAIADPAAAAAALKKMVAEVDEQQAEEQFAASVPLMQNEISAAEGTGFDAKRLATTWEWVAKAQGMQIDALDPASAIDTSLSE from the coding sequence ATGTTCAAGAAAACCCTGCTCGCCAGCGCCCTGCTCGCGCTGTTCAGCCAAACCGCCCTGGCCGCCGACAAGGTGCGCTGGCTCAACGACTGGTTGCCAGCCGGCGACAAGGCGGCGATCTACCTAGGTGTCGAACAGGGCCTGTTCGCCGCAGAAGGCATCGAAGTGGAAATCGCCAGTGCCCGTGGTGGTAGCGACGTGGTGACCAAGCTGGCCACCAACAGCGCGGACTTCGGCTCTGCCGGCCTGGCCTCGCTACTGCAAGCCAAAGCCCAGGGCGAGGTGCCGGTGGTCGCCGTCGCGCCGATCTACAACAAGCAGCCGGACGCCTTCTTCACCACCGAAGGCTCGGGCATCAACAGCTTCAAGGACATCGTCGGCAAGACGGTGGCCACCCCGACCTTCTCAGCCTCCAACGTGGTCTGGCCGCTGCTGCTGGAGCGCAATGGCATCGACCCGACCAGCGTCAAGCTGCTCAAGCTCGACCCCGGCGCACTAGCGCCGATGCTCGCCACCGGCAAGGTCGACGCCACCATCAACTGGCTGACCGTCGCGCCCGGCTTCGTCCGTGCCCTCGGTGAAGCGGACAAGACGCTGAAGACCATCCCCTGGTCGGAATACGGCTTCGAGGGCTACGGCCTGTCGCTGGTGGCTTCGCAACGCTTCGTACAGCGCAATCCCGAGGTCGCGAAGAAGTTCGTCAAGGCCTACCAGCAGGCGCAGAAGAACGCCATCGCCGACCCGGCTGCAGCGGCCGCCGCGCTGAAGAAAATGGTCGCCGAGGTCGACGAGCAGCAGGCCGAGGAGCAGTTCGCCGCCTCGGTACCGCTGATGCAGAACGAGATCAGCGCCGCCGAGGGCACCGGTTTCGACGCCAAGCGCCTGGCCACTACCTGGGAATGGGTCGCCAAGGCGCAGGGCATGCAGATCGATGCCCTCGACCCGGCCAGCGCCATCGACACCAGCCTGAGCGAGTGA